The Paenibacillus sp. FSL H7-0357 nucleotide sequence AGCAGCAGTTCCTGAAATTTCAATTGCTGCTTGTAGTGCTGCACATCGTCGCCGCTGTTTTCCTTCATCACCAGTTCTTCCGCCAGACGGATGACTCTGGTGAACGGATGAACGATTAATTCCCGTCTGCCCGGCAGCAACTTCCCGGCATAACGCTCCGGACGTTCGGCCGCATGAATGGCTGTAAAAGAGATAAGGTAATAATACAGAGTCATCTCCGGATTGTCCGCGCTATAGGAGGTTCCGGGAGACAACAGGTAACACTTATCGGCACTCAGCGGCGCAATCTGGCCGTCAATATGCAGCACTCCGCTGCCGCCCGTAAAGACAAGAAGCGTATGACAGAGTGGTGTCTGCTGTACTGGGCAGGAGTCGGCAGGCTGAATAATCAGTTCGGCGTTGGACAGCTGAAACAATAGCGAGCGAAGAGGGAGAGGTGGCAATGAGGGATGCTGCAAGGTACGGTCTCCCTTCAATAGTGAGAATGATTATCAATAAATACATTGTATATAAAACAAAGAAGCTTATCAACTGGCGTTGACAAGCTTCTTCGTGTCAGATATGTCTCCGTTTAAACACCGGGACCCTAAGAAAGGGATGGATTATTTATTATTCAGCAATTTAGGGATTTCTCCCAGCAGCCATTCACGGGTAGTTGCATCGCTTGATGTCTTCATAATGTCTTGTGTGTAGACATAGCCGTTCTTGACAGCGGGAAGACTCTTCCACACCTGACTTTTCAGCATTGCTTCTGTGGATTGCTTGGCTTCATCGGCAACAGGAGTCAGCAGGAAAATCCGGTCTCCGGAATATTGTTCAATCGCCTCCATAGATACTTCCTGGAATCCCATACCTTCGTCAAGCACCTTCTGGATCGCGGGGGTTGGCTTGAAGCCATTCTCACCATACAGCACCTGCGAAAGTCCGGTGGTGGCCATTACGAACAGCCGGTCACCGGGATAATAGGTGAAGACAGCTGCGGTTTCTCCCTCTTTCATCAGACCGTCGCTTTTCAATTGCTCCCACATGGCGGTTTCCTTTGACTTGTACTGGGCCAGCCAGGCTTCCGCTTCAGCCGATTTATCAAGAAGTCCGCCGATTTCCGCCATCCGTTCCTGCAGCGGGGCGAAAGTATCGAAGATTACAGTGGGTGCAATTTTGGACAATGCCTCGAAATCCGCTTCGTCCGTTCCTGCATAGATGATCAAGTCGGGTTGAAGCGACAAAGTCTTCTCCAGGTTAATCGGGAATCCTACATCCTCGACACCCTTCAACTGGTCTTCGAACACCTGGCCATCGCCCATCGAAAGCGGATAACCGACTGCTTGCACACCCAATGCCAGTAAGTCACCATAGGTTTCTCCGGAGTAAACTACACGTTTCGGTGTAACCGGAATCTCCATAGTATGGCCTTTGTAATCTGTATACGAGCGGGTTTTTGCTGCAGCTTCACCAGTGTCAGCGTCGGATGCCTCCGGAGCAGGTGATGCGCTCGCGGCGGTATTGCTGCCAGCAGAGCTAGCCGCAGCATTGCCGGCAGGTGGTTCCTCAGAGTTTCCGCACGCGAGCAGAAGAGTGCTCATCACGAAGATGACACATAACGCGGCGAAGGGTTGTCTTGCCTTTTTCATAGAATCTTGCCTCCCCAGAAATATATAACGATTAACAATAATGATAATCATTCTCGTTAGAAACCAATCTTAAAGGAAACCCGTTCTTTACTCAATGGACAAAATTCAAACTGTCCTTTCATTTTGTACAAATCTGTTGCTCCCGGATGGGAAGAAGTAGTTGCGTTGCTTCAAAAAAAATTAGTTGCAGTGTGTTATTAACAACTTGATAATATCAAATATTCATGCTAAACTGTTGTTAATAACAAAATGTTAATAACATAAACCAGGAGGTTTTGTCCATGTTCGGATTCCGATTCGTGAAATTCCAGCCCAGTGATTATGTACTCAAGGTGAAGAACGGCAAAGTCGTCCGTGAAGGCATCGGTCTTTCTTTTCATTATTACGTGCCGACTACGTCGGTTGTTGTAGTGCCGGTATCCTCGATTGATGTCCCGTTTATGTTCGAAGAGATTACGAGCGATTACCAGACGGTGACCGTCCAGGGCCAGCTGACCTACCGGATCGTCGATTACCGCAAGACCACACAAATTCTCAATTATACCTACAATTTGAAAAAGAACACGTACCTGTCCGATGATCCCGGCAAGCTGGCCCAGCGGGTCATCAACATCGCCAAGGTGCTGACCAAGAAGCAGCTGGAGCAGCTGCCCCTGCGGGAAGCCATCCAGTCAAGCGAACGTCTGGCCAAGACCATTACCGGGGAGATTGAACGGAACGCGGAAATTGAGAAGCTGGGGATCGAGCTGATGGGGCTGTCGATTCTGGCGATTGTTCCGAACAAGGAGACCCTTCGTGCACTGGAGGCGCAGGCCAGAGAAGAAATTCTCCGCAGCGCAGACAATGCGCTGTATGAACGGCGCAATGCCTCCATTGAGCAGGAGCGGCGGGTGAAGGAAAACGAGCTGAATACGGAGATTGCTGTTGAGACGAAGAAGAAGCAGATCCGTGAGACCCAGCTGGATGCAGAGCGTTCAGTAAAGCAAAAGCAGAACGAAATGAAGGAAGAGCAGCTCAGCTTCGATACCGCACTGGAAGAGAAGAAGCAGGAGCTGATCGAACTCACTGTGGCCAACCAAAGAGCGGAAGCGGATGCCAAAGCCTACGAGCTGTCGGCGGTGATGAATTCGCTGCAGGGGGTATCGCCAAATGTGCTGCAGGCACTGACCAATGTCGGCATGAAGCCGGATAAGCTGATCGCCATCGCCTTCCAGGAGCTGGCTGAGAATGCCGGGAAGATCGGCCAGCTGAACATTACGCCGGATCTTCTGCAGGGAATTATGGCCGGATCGGCCGGAAACGGGGCAGGTGCGGCGAGAGGAGCGGGAGGGCGATGAGCGGCCGGATGTCCGAGAATAAAATCATTCTGATCAAACGCAAAACACGGCTGGAAGAGCTGGTGGTCCGCTACAATACGATCCAGCAGGCCCAGTTCTATATTGAGCGGCTGGGTGCGGATTTCAGCGACTATATCAGCGAGGATCATCATTACCGCAAGGCGGTGGAGACGGCAGTGATTGAGCTGAGCGCCATAGGCAGAGTTCAGCTGCTGGAGCGGCAGCATGTCCCGAATTTCATCTTCGGTGATGAGGATACAGTGGTTGTGCTTGGGCAGGACGGACTTGTAGCCAATACACTGAAATACTTGCGGGAGCAGCCGTTGATTGGTGTTAATCCCGATCCGCTGCGCTGGGATGGAGTGCTGCTGCCGTTCACCGTCAAGGATCTGCGGCTCCTTCTGCCTGAGGTGTTCCGGGGCCAGCGCCAGGTGCGCGAAGTGACCCTTGCCCGGGCGGAGCTTAATGACGGCCAGAGCCTGTACGGTGTCAATGATTTGTTCATCGGCCGCAAAACCCATGTGTCTGCACGTTACCAGCTTCAACTGAATGATGTAACCGAGCAGCAGTCCTCCAGCGGCATCATTGTCTCCACCGGGATGGGTTCGACCGGCTGGCTCAAGAGCGTCCTCGCCGGAGCGACGGGCATTGTCCGCAGCGCAGCCGGGCTGCAAGTGGATGCGGAAGCGGAGGCAGTACTTGGCTTGGCCGGTTCCGGGCAGCGGCTGGCCTGGGATCATCCGCATCTTTATTTCACGGTGCGGGAACCTTTCCCCAGCCGTACGACCTCCGCCGGAGTTGTCTTCGGGCAGATCGGCGCTCAGCAGCCGCTGCGGATTACCTCGCAGATGCCGGAGGACGGAGTCATTTTCAGCGATGGAGTTGAAAGCGACTTTCTGGAGTTCAATTCCGGGGTGGAGGCCACCATCAGTCTGGCTGAGAAAAGAGGGAGACTGGTAGTGTGAAGCTATGGTCAACAGCCGATTTGCCGTATGGATAAGCACAAAAGGCTGTCTCAAGCAGAATAATCTGCCGGAGACAGCCTTTTCGAAAGATAAGCAAGTCCTATTGAAAGTTCCGTCCTTGATTCATCAATGAGCCATAGTTTTGGCCGGTAGGAGAACCGGTATGTGATGGCATCGGATTGAACGACGGGTTCAGCGGGGTATGCACCGAATGCATAGGCTGCTGTTGACCATAGGAAGGGTTAAAGGATGGGTTGAAGGACGGGTTAAAGCTTTGAGCGCCTGTAGTATTTCCGGCAAATTGAGAGGACTGCTCAAGCTGTCTAAGCGTCTGTGTAACCTGCTGCAGCTGCTGAATGGCTGTGTTATGGCCCTGCAGCGCATTTTGAATAATTTGACTCGCCTTGTGCTCACGTTGGGCCAGTTCTTCCAGTCTTACCGCATTCTGCTGCTCCTGCTGGAGAAGCTGCTGATAATTCTGGCTGGCTTGCTGTGTCTGGCTCACAAGCTGTTGAATGATTTGTTCGCAATGACTGATCTGGCTGGAAAGGTTTGAATTCAAAGTGATTTGCCTCCTTGGGCGTTTGAGTTTGAACTTGCGGATTTATTATCTCTGAGGGGTCGGCGGAATATTCATGCAAATTCAGTTTTCGGGAGTATGGGACAAACAAGAACGAATAGGTACAGGCAGCGGTGCAACTAATGAACTCTGATTTCGTCTATGTAGATGAGTTACCATAATCACCCATAACCTGGAGGTGGGGCAACATGAATCTGCATGATACGGCCGGCTGGTGCAAGGCTTATTGGGCACGCAGTCTCAAGCTGGCGCTAATGTTTGTGCTGCTGTTTACGGCTTGCTTTACCGGAGCGGCGGCAGCAAAGGCAGCGTCGTCAGAGCTGATCATTGTCAACAAGAAGACAAACAAACTTGGTTATTTCAGCGGCGGCAAGCTGGAGAAGATTTTTCCGGTTGCAACGGGCAAAACGAAAAGCCTGACCCCTGAAGGCAGCTTTCCGATTGTGGTCAAGGTCAAGAACAGACCTTACTACAAGGAGAAAATTCCCGGCGGAGATCCGGCCAATCCGCTCGGTGACCGCTGGCTCGGACTGAAAGTGAACGGCACGATGGGCACAACCTATGCCATTCACGGCAACAATAATGAATCCTCCATCGGCAAATATGTCAGCGCCGGCTGCATCCGGATGCATAATGACGATATCCACTGGCTGTATCCGCGGGTGGCCAAGAATACAACCGTTATTATTACGTCCTCCTCATCGGATATGGAAACCATTGCTACCAAAGCAGGTTATACACTCGGCCATAAAGTGTTCGCCGGGACGTTCATCATTCACGGTGAAAGTGTAAAGCTAGAGGATCCTTTTGTAGTGGAGGACTCCAAAGTCTTTATACCTCTCAGAGAATCCGTCGCCCTCTGGGGCGGAACATTGAAACTTCAGCCAGGGACCGGTGCACTTATTATTACCGTCGGGGATCGCACCGTGATTCATAAACCTCAGACTGCTCAAGCGGTAGTTAATGGAAAAGTGGTTGCAATAACAGCTTCACGGCTGGAGAGCAGCAGGCTGCTCATTCCGCTGGACAATGTCACCGGGCTATTCGGATTGCAGTTCACCTGGAAGCCGAAAGAGCAGACAGTGACTTTCGCGGACTAATGTAACGTTCATCGTAATTGTATGACCGCAGACGGGAGGG carries:
- a CDS encoding ABC transporter substrate-binding protein — encoded protein: MKKARQPFAALCVIFVMSTLLLACGNSEEPPAGNAAASSAGSNTAASASPAPEASDADTGEAAAKTRSYTDYKGHTMEIPVTPKRVVYSGETYGDLLALGVQAVGYPLSMGDGQVFEDQLKGVEDVGFPINLEKTLSLQPDLIIYAGTDEADFEALSKIAPTVIFDTFAPLQERMAEIGGLLDKSAEAEAWLAQYKSKETAMWEQLKSDGLMKEGETAAVFTYYPGDRLFVMATTGLSQVLYGENGFKPTPAIQKVLDEGMGFQEVSMEAIEQYSGDRIFLLTPVADEAKQSTEAMLKSQVWKSLPAVKNGYVYTQDIMKTSSDATTREWLLGEIPKLLNNK
- a CDS encoding SPFH domain-containing protein is translated as MFGFRFVKFQPSDYVLKVKNGKVVREGIGLSFHYYVPTTSVVVVPVSSIDVPFMFEEITSDYQTVTVQGQLTYRIVDYRKTTQILNYTYNLKKNTYLSDDPGKLAQRVINIAKVLTKKQLEQLPLREAIQSSERLAKTITGEIERNAEIEKLGIELMGLSILAIVPNKETLRALEAQAREEILRSADNALYERRNASIEQERRVKENELNTEIAVETKKKQIRETQLDAERSVKQKQNEMKEEQLSFDTALEEKKQELIELTVANQRAEADAKAYELSAVMNSLQGVSPNVLQALTNVGMKPDKLIAIAFQELAENAGKIGQLNITPDLLQGIMAGSAGNGAGAARGAGGR
- a CDS encoding sugar kinase, with the translated sequence MSGRMSENKIILIKRKTRLEELVVRYNTIQQAQFYIERLGADFSDYISEDHHYRKAVETAVIELSAIGRVQLLERQHVPNFIFGDEDTVVVLGQDGLVANTLKYLREQPLIGVNPDPLRWDGVLLPFTVKDLRLLLPEVFRGQRQVREVTLARAELNDGQSLYGVNDLFIGRKTHVSARYQLQLNDVTEQQSSSGIIVSTGMGSTGWLKSVLAGATGIVRSAAGLQVDAEAEAVLGLAGSGQRLAWDHPHLYFTVREPFPSRTTSAGVVFGQIGAQQPLRITSQMPEDGVIFSDGVESDFLEFNSGVEATISLAEKRGRLVV
- a CDS encoding L,D-transpeptidase family protein, whose product is MNLHDTAGWCKAYWARSLKLALMFVLLFTACFTGAAAAKAASSELIIVNKKTNKLGYFSGGKLEKIFPVATGKTKSLTPEGSFPIVVKVKNRPYYKEKIPGGDPANPLGDRWLGLKVNGTMGTTYAIHGNNNESSIGKYVSAGCIRMHNDDIHWLYPRVAKNTTVIITSSSSDMETIATKAGYTLGHKVFAGTFIIHGESVKLEDPFVVEDSKVFIPLRESVALWGGTLKLQPGTGALIITVGDRTVIHKPQTAQAVVNGKVVAITASRLESSRLLIPLDNVTGLFGLQFTWKPKEQTVTFAD